The Deltaproteobacteria bacterium genome window below encodes:
- a CDS encoding adenylosuccinate synthase, translated as MKSVIVLGAQWGDEGKGKIVDIYSEFADTIVRSTGGNNAGHTLVVKGEKFIFHLIPSGILHPGKKCVIANGVVIDPKVLLMEIDRLKGRGYLKDDAQLKIGLLANIILPYHILLDKAREEKLGSRKIGTTVRGIGPCYEDKIARVGIRACDLLQPESFAEKLRANLEVKNFLLKNYFGGEEVPFQPTLDEYLAYGERLKTHLIDTSLFVNEEIARGAKLLFEGAQGTLLDIDHGTYPFVTSSNTTAGGACTGSGVGPTKIGGVIGVSKAYATRVGGGPFPTELFDEEGQKIRDRGNEYGSTTGRPRRCGWFDAPVVRYANRLNGLAGVALTKLDVLSGLPSVKMCVAYEIDGVRREQVPLSLTEFEAAKPVYEQVEGWKEDISSAREFSDLPKAARKYVQMIEEVTAVEVSLVSVGPDRNQTIIRRNPFRA; from the coding sequence GTGAAAAGCGTCATCGTGCTCGGCGCCCAGTGGGGCGATGAGGGCAAGGGAAAGATCGTCGACATCTACTCCGAGTTCGCCGACACGATCGTGCGTTCCACCGGAGGGAACAACGCCGGCCACACCCTTGTGGTCAAGGGGGAGAAGTTCATCTTCCACCTCATCCCCTCCGGCATCCTTCACCCGGGGAAGAAGTGCGTCATCGCCAACGGGGTGGTGATCGACCCGAAGGTGCTCCTCATGGAGATCGACCGCCTGAAGGGGCGCGGCTACCTGAAGGACGACGCGCAGCTGAAGATCGGGCTGCTGGCGAACATCATCCTCCCGTACCACATCCTGCTCGACAAGGCGCGGGAAGAGAAGCTCGGCAGCAGGAAGATCGGGACCACCGTGCGGGGGATCGGGCCGTGCTACGAGGACAAGATCGCGCGCGTCGGCATCCGGGCGTGCGACCTCCTTCAGCCGGAATCGTTCGCGGAGAAGCTTCGCGCGAACCTCGAGGTGAAGAACTTCCTGCTGAAGAACTATTTCGGCGGCGAGGAAGTCCCCTTTCAGCCGACGCTGGACGAATACCTCGCGTACGGGGAACGCCTGAAGACCCACCTCATCGACACCTCGCTCTTCGTCAACGAGGAGATCGCGCGGGGGGCCAAGCTGCTGTTCGAAGGGGCCCAGGGGACGCTGCTCGACATCGACCACGGGACCTACCCGTTCGTCACCTCGTCGAACACGACGGCGGGCGGTGCGTGCACGGGATCCGGTGTGGGCCCGACGAAGATCGGCGGCGTCATCGGGGTGTCGAAGGCATATGCGACGCGCGTCGGCGGCGGGCCGTTCCCCACGGAACTGTTCGACGAGGAGGGGCAGAAGATCCGGGACCGCGGGAACGAGTACGGATCGACCACGGGGCGGCCGCGGCGGTGCGGCTGGTTCGACGCCCCGGTCGTGCGGTACGCCAACCGCCTCAACGGGCTGGCCGGCGTCGCGCTGACCAAGCTGGACGTCCTCTCGGGCCTGCCGAGCGTGAAGATGTGCGTGGCGTACGAGATCGACGGCGTCCGCCGGGAGCAGGTCCCCCTGTCGCTGACCGAATTCGAGGCGGCCAAGCCGGTCTACGAGCAGGTCGAGGGCTGGAAGGAAGACATCTCCTCGGCCCGGGAGTTCAGCGACCTGCCGAAAGCCGCGCGTAAGTACGTCCAGATGATCGAGGAGGTCACCGCCGTCGAGGTTTCCCTCGTCTCCGTGGGGCCCGACCGGAACCAGACGATCATCCGGAGGAATCCCTTCCGCGCTTGA